From Macaca mulatta isolate MMU2019108-1 chromosome 3, T2T-MMU8v2.0, whole genome shotgun sequence, the proteins below share one genomic window:
- the LOC693939 gene encoding histone H3.3A-like, which produces MARTKQNARKSTSGKAPRKQLATKATRKSAPSTGGVKKSHCYRSSTVALREIRRYQKSTELLIHKLPFQRLVREIAQDFKTDLRFQSAAIGALQEASEAYLVGLFEDTNLCAIHAKRVTIMPKDIQLARRIRGERA; this is translated from the coding sequence ATGGCTCGTACAAAGCAGAATGCCCGCAAATCGACCAGTGGTAAAGCACCCAGGAAGCAACTGGCTACAAAAGCCACTCGCAAGAGTGCGCCCTCTACTGGAGGGGTGAAGAAATCTCATTGTTACAGGTCTAGTACTGTGGCGCTCCGTGAAATTAGACGTTATCAGAAGTCCACTGAACTTCTGATTCACAAACTTCCCTTCCAGCGTCTGGTGCGAGAAATTGCTCAGGACTTTAAAACAGATCTGCGCTTCCAGAGCGCAGCTATCGGTGCTTTGCAGGAGGCAAGTGAGGCCTATCTGGTTGGCCTTTTTGAAGACACCAACCTGTGTGCTATCCATGCCAAACGTGTAACAATTATGCCAAAAGACATCCAGCTAGCACGCCGCATACGTGGAGAACGTGCTTAA